Proteins encoded within one genomic window of Mycolicibacterium aubagnense:
- a CDS encoding enoyl-CoA hydratase/isomerase family protein: protein MTFETITLDVDTADHVATITLNRPEALNAFNRTMCEEMVRAWQAVKGDDTVHAVVLRAAGDRAFSAGLDVKTPYGQPDNVWNHEDPGEALSPKWQKMWKPVVCAVNGICTAGAFYFVNESDVVICSEDATFFDSHVSAGLVSALEPIGLMRRIGLAETLRIVLMGNDERVGAATALRIGLVSEVVPADQLWDRAHAVAAGIAAKPPSATQGTVKAIWESLDKPYRAAMEQNLIYTRLGNPLGTAELGTEPAKRNAPRIR, encoded by the coding sequence ATGACGTTCGAGACCATCACTCTCGACGTGGACACCGCCGACCACGTCGCCACCATCACGCTGAACCGGCCCGAGGCGCTCAACGCGTTCAACCGCACCATGTGCGAGGAGATGGTGCGAGCATGGCAGGCCGTCAAAGGTGACGACACCGTCCACGCCGTGGTGCTGCGCGCCGCGGGTGACCGGGCGTTCAGCGCCGGACTCGACGTGAAAACGCCCTACGGCCAACCGGATAACGTGTGGAACCACGAAGACCCCGGCGAGGCGCTCAGCCCCAAGTGGCAGAAGATGTGGAAGCCCGTGGTCTGCGCCGTCAATGGCATCTGCACCGCCGGCGCGTTCTACTTCGTCAACGAATCCGACGTCGTCATCTGTTCGGAGGATGCGACCTTCTTCGACTCGCATGTCAGCGCCGGACTGGTCTCAGCGCTGGAGCCGATCGGGCTGATGCGACGGATCGGGCTCGCCGAAACCCTGCGAATCGTATTGATGGGCAACGACGAACGCGTCGGGGCGGCCACCGCCCTGCGCATCGGGTTGGTATCCGAGGTGGTGCCCGCCGATCAGTTATGGGATCGTGCACACGCCGTCGCCGCCGGCATCGCTGCCAAACCGCCCTCGGCCACCCAGGGCACCGTCAAGGCCATCTGGGAGTCGCTGGACAAGCCCTACCGCGCGGCCATGGAACAGAACCTGATCTACACCCGCCTAGGAAATCCCTTGGGCACGGCCGAACTCGGCACCGAACCGGCCAAGAGAAACGCGCCGAGGATCCGGTGA
- a CDS encoding DUF427 domain-containing protein, which produces MSFEDRPDYRVDIHRRRNTITAEHDGRLIAATTAALLVDEQDHGLVFYFPRSDVRTELRRDPDATSRCPFKGQATYWRFDGDGGEPVCWSYEDPAEQVARLRDHIAFYQDRVNVRVGQAHPAVLGYGQA; this is translated from the coding sequence ATGAGTTTCGAGGACCGCCCCGACTACCGCGTCGACATCCATCGGCGCCGCAATACGATTACGGCCGAGCACGACGGCCGGCTGATCGCCGCGACGACCGCCGCTCTGCTCGTCGACGAGCAGGATCACGGCCTGGTGTTCTACTTCCCGCGCTCGGACGTCCGTACCGAATTGCGCAGAGATCCGGACGCCACCAGCCGCTGCCCATTCAAGGGACAAGCCACCTATTGGCGCTTCGATGGAGACGGGGGCGAACCGGTGTGTTGGAGCTACGAGGATCCGGCTGAACAAGTGGCGCGGCTGCGCGACCACATCGCGTTCTACCAGGACCGGGTGAACGTCCGAGTCGGCCAGGCCCACCCCGCGGTTCTCGGATACGGCCAGGCATGA
- a CDS encoding class I adenylate-forming enzyme family protein encodes MPNNPGTIDHLVRTCSAAHPDKPAVIDTTRSMSYGELDTSSRSLAATFVQAGIGMGTRVGLIMPNTVGWVRIAVAVTRIGAVLVPLSTLLRGPELVGQLRVASVQHLITVDEFRGHRYLDELRAEHAALPQLRRVWAATELVAGSATDRVDAMAETVTPADTLAIMFTSGSSGPPKGVIHSHGNALGAVRAGLAARCIDTDTRLYLPMPFFWVGGFGSGILSALVAGATLVTEEVPRPDTTLPLLQRERVTLFRGWPDQAEAIARHADSVGASLPTLLPGSLPALLPEAQRAAPEARARLFGMTESFGPYCGYPADTDLPPGKWGSCGKPFSGTEVRIADPETGTPVQVGEVGMIQIRGPHLMRGICGRTSEELFTADGYYPTGDLAHVDEDGFVFYHGRSDDMFKVNGATVYPSEVEQALRAIDGVDAAAVTDVAGAVGAAVVSRTMTVGEVHAAARKRLSSFKVPTVWLLLTSDDELPRGSTGKVNASGLRELLTQS; translated from the coding sequence ATGCCGAATAATCCGGGCACCATCGACCACCTGGTGCGGACGTGCAGCGCGGCACATCCCGACAAGCCGGCGGTGATCGACACCACCCGCTCGATGAGCTACGGCGAGCTCGATACATCTAGCCGCAGCCTGGCCGCGACGTTCGTGCAGGCCGGGATCGGCATGGGTACCCGCGTCGGCCTGATCATGCCGAACACCGTCGGCTGGGTGCGGATCGCCGTTGCGGTGACTCGGATCGGCGCAGTGCTGGTTCCACTGAGCACCCTGCTGCGTGGGCCGGAATTGGTCGGTCAACTACGGGTTGCGTCGGTGCAACACCTGATCACCGTCGACGAGTTCCGGGGACACCGCTATCTGGATGAACTCCGAGCCGAGCACGCGGCGCTGCCCCAACTGCGCCGTGTCTGGGCGGCCACCGAGCTGGTCGCTGGATCGGCGACTGATCGTGTCGACGCGATGGCCGAAACCGTCACGCCCGCAGACACGCTCGCCATCATGTTCACCTCCGGCAGCAGCGGTCCGCCCAAGGGTGTCATCCACTCTCACGGCAATGCGCTCGGCGCCGTGCGAGCGGGGTTGGCGGCGCGGTGCATCGACACCGACACGCGGCTGTACCTGCCGATGCCATTCTTCTGGGTGGGCGGATTCGGCAGCGGCATCCTATCGGCACTCGTGGCCGGCGCGACGCTGGTCACCGAGGAGGTTCCCCGGCCCGACACCACCTTGCCGTTGCTGCAGCGCGAGCGCGTGACGCTGTTCCGCGGCTGGCCGGACCAAGCCGAAGCGATTGCCCGCCATGCGGATTCGGTCGGGGCCTCGCTACCCACGCTCCTGCCGGGCAGCCTGCCCGCGCTCCTGCCGGAAGCGCAGCGCGCCGCACCTGAAGCGCGCGCACGCCTGTTCGGGATGACGGAGTCGTTCGGCCCGTACTGCGGCTATCCGGCCGACACCGACCTGCCGCCCGGGAAATGGGGCAGCTGCGGTAAACCGTTCTCCGGCACGGAGGTACGGATCGCTGATCCGGAGACCGGTACACCCGTGCAGGTCGGCGAGGTCGGCATGATCCAGATTCGCGGACCGCATCTCATGCGCGGAATCTGCGGGCGCACAAGCGAAGAGCTGTTCACGGCCGACGGCTACTACCCCACCGGCGACCTCGCACATGTCGACGAGGACGGCTTCGTGTTCTATCACGGCCGGTCCGACGACATGTTCAAGGTCAATGGCGCGACCGTCTACCCGAGCGAGGTCGAACAGGCGTTGCGCGCCATCGACGGTGTCGACGCCGCAGCGGTGACGGACGTCGCCGGCGCGGTCGGAGCAGCCGTCGTCAGTCGCACCATGACCGTGGGCGAGGTGCACGCGGCGGCGCGAAAACGATTGAGCTCCTTCAAAGTACCGACGGTGTGGCTGCTGCTGACCTCCGACGACGAACTACCTCGCGGATCCACCGGGAAGGTGAATGCGTCCGGCCTGCGGGAGTTGTTGACGCAATCCTGA
- a CDS encoding class I adenylate-forming enzyme family protein, whose protein sequence is MTHPLSTRITEVLQLDPAANAIEYQRQWYSWRQLADTAETVAGISPGGQIGMLLRNRPDHVGALLGVLMSGGTVVTINPARGDERIRADLAALDLSTVIGDPGDLDAQPAASLGGLRVWAGNGTAETLPSVAVRMLTSGTTGPPKRIDLTYDMLSRSLMGPAPTALRRGVAIVNAPMVHIGGVFRVLQCITSGRSFALLDRFDLDRWADAVRRHRPAAVSLVPAALRAVLHSDLGADDLASIRAVTSGTAPLSPDDADAFTAKFGIPVLTSYAATEFGGGVAGWTIDDYHRFWKAKRGSVGRATLGALLRVVDDRGNPLTPGEPGLLEVKPGQLGPSTDWMRTTDLARIDADGFVWILGRADQAIIRGGFKVLPDDVRAAIEGHPAVAGAAVVGSPDERLGETPVAMVELRAPAEVDDIVDYLRTRLARYEIPSAITIVQQIPRTPSGKADLSEVHRFFAEQHAE, encoded by the coding sequence GTGACGCACCCGCTGAGCACGCGCATCACCGAGGTGCTGCAGCTGGACCCAGCGGCGAATGCCATTGAATACCAAAGGCAGTGGTATTCGTGGCGCCAACTGGCTGATACCGCCGAGACGGTCGCCGGCATCTCCCCCGGCGGCCAGATCGGGATGCTGCTGCGTAACCGGCCCGATCACGTCGGGGCACTGCTCGGTGTCTTGATGTCAGGTGGCACCGTCGTCACCATCAACCCGGCGCGCGGCGACGAGCGGATCCGTGCCGACCTCGCGGCGCTCGACCTGTCGACCGTCATCGGCGATCCCGGCGACCTGGACGCCCAGCCCGCAGCATCCTTGGGAGGTTTGCGGGTCTGGGCGGGCAATGGCACCGCCGAAACTCTTCCATCGGTTGCGGTACGCATGCTGACCAGCGGAACGACGGGGCCGCCCAAGCGAATCGACCTCACTTACGACATGCTGAGCCGCAGCCTGATGGGTCCGGCACCGACAGCACTGCGGCGCGGCGTGGCAATCGTCAACGCGCCCATGGTTCACATCGGCGGGGTGTTCCGGGTGCTGCAGTGCATCACGTCGGGACGGTCGTTCGCTCTGCTGGACCGGTTCGACCTCGACCGATGGGCCGATGCGGTCCGCCGGCACCGTCCCGCGGCGGTATCGCTGGTCCCGGCAGCGCTGCGCGCGGTCTTGCATTCGGACCTGGGTGCCGACGACCTGGCGAGTATCCGCGCGGTGACGTCGGGTACCGCCCCGCTGTCCCCCGACGATGCCGACGCCTTCACGGCCAAGTTCGGCATTCCCGTCCTGACTTCCTATGCGGCAACGGAATTCGGCGGCGGCGTCGCAGGCTGGACCATCGATGACTATCACCGGTTCTGGAAAGCGAAGCGCGGCAGCGTCGGCCGAGCGACACTCGGCGCCTTGCTCCGCGTCGTCGACGATCGCGGCAACCCGCTGACTCCAGGCGAACCAGGTCTACTGGAGGTCAAGCCGGGCCAACTCGGGCCGTCCACGGACTGGATGCGCACCACCGACCTGGCCCGAATCGACGCCGACGGATTCGTGTGGATTCTGGGGCGCGCGGATCAAGCCATCATCCGTGGCGGGTTCAAGGTGCTACCAGACGACGTCCGCGCCGCGATTGAGGGTCACCCGGCGGTGGCGGGCGCCGCGGTGGTGGGCTCCCCCGACGAACGATTGGGCGAGACGCCCGTCGCCATGGTGGAACTGCGAGCACCCGCTGAGGTCGACGACATCGTCGACTACCTCCGAACCCGGTTGGCACGGTACGAGATTCCCAGCGCGATCACGATCGTCCAGCAGATTCCCCGCACGCCCTCCGGCAAGGCGGATCTGAGTGAGGTCCACCGATTCTTCGCCGAGCAACATGCCGAATAA
- a CDS encoding LLM class flavin-dependent oxidoreductase, with the protein MTEWFLFLPQVQLSIDEIVERARVAERAGFDGIAFIDHLEAPGAPDRGIWDATAIAAWVAARTQRLRVGHLVLCDGFRHPAVLAKHAVTMSAASGGRFELGLGAGSMPAEFERFGVDNADDPPARFRRLERDLTLIRQYWGDDGDNAQFPRREHPIPLVLGGVGNRTMELVRRHADWWNLPCNQLGRLEQLRPHAGNARVSVQQMVGFIGSGADRATVTETSTRRFGYLGDGLTCGTSDELIDHFGRMSELGVERFYVWFADFARPDTLREFAETVVTAT; encoded by the coding sequence ATGACCGAGTGGTTCCTCTTTCTGCCGCAGGTGCAGCTGAGTATCGATGAGATCGTCGAGCGTGCACGGGTAGCCGAGCGCGCGGGCTTCGACGGCATCGCGTTCATCGACCACCTCGAAGCTCCGGGTGCCCCGGACCGCGGCATCTGGGACGCCACGGCGATCGCCGCATGGGTCGCGGCGCGGACGCAGCGGCTGCGCGTCGGGCATCTCGTGCTGTGCGACGGTTTCCGGCACCCGGCGGTGCTCGCCAAACACGCCGTCACGATGTCCGCCGCGTCGGGCGGGCGATTCGAACTCGGCCTGGGTGCGGGATCGATGCCGGCCGAATTCGAACGTTTCGGTGTCGACAACGCTGATGACCCACCGGCCCGATTCCGCCGGCTGGAACGTGATCTGACTCTGATCCGGCAGTACTGGGGCGACGACGGTGACAACGCCCAATTCCCGCGCCGTGAACATCCGATTCCGCTGGTGCTCGGCGGTGTCGGCAACCGGACCATGGAATTGGTTCGCAGACATGCCGATTGGTGGAACCTGCCGTGCAACCAGCTCGGTCGGCTTGAGCAGCTGCGTCCACATGCGGGCAACGCGCGGGTGTCGGTGCAGCAGATGGTCGGGTTCATCGGATCCGGTGCGGACCGCGCGACGGTCACCGAGACGAGCACCCGCCGGTTCGGTTACCTCGGCGACGGGCTGACGTGCGGAACGTCCGACGAGCTGATCGACCACTTCGGCCGGATGAGCGAGCTTGGCGTGGAACGGTTCTACGTATGGTTCGCCGACTTCGCGCGGCCGGACACCCTGCGAGAGTTCGCCGAGACGGTGGTGACAGCGACATGA
- a CDS encoding acyl-CoA thioesterase encodes MTTPSSVTGMLEVFDVQPAGPGRFRGFNDGGERAIVDGTQLLAQSIVAVAKQLPTKSVRSAHAIFGRAVQVELPVDFVVDVVNDGRSFAAAVVAVEQDGRRCATVTVLTDTPTPDVIRHHAKRPDIALPAKAIQSHMPMTGRELRLVDVVDVNSPDEVGPPELHAWLHYDPIPRRDDLAKALLAHFTGHLSISTTMRAHAGIGTSQAHLTVSTAPMTVTVTFHEPVDWDGWLLYSHESTQVGAGMSYVRGQVHTEDGRLIASFTQEGMIRPLRTSDTAVAATARL; translated from the coding sequence ATGACCACACCGTCCTCCGTCACCGGGATGCTCGAGGTGTTCGATGTCCAGCCGGCAGGGCCCGGGCGCTTCCGTGGCTTCAATGACGGCGGTGAACGAGCGATCGTCGACGGTACCCAACTGCTGGCGCAGTCGATTGTTGCCGTGGCAAAACAGTTGCCCACCAAATCCGTTCGGTCTGCGCACGCGATCTTCGGCCGGGCCGTTCAGGTCGAGTTGCCCGTCGACTTCGTCGTCGACGTGGTCAACGACGGCCGGAGCTTCGCCGCCGCGGTGGTGGCGGTGGAACAGGACGGCCGACGCTGCGCGACGGTGACGGTGCTGACTGACACCCCCACGCCCGACGTGATCCGGCACCACGCAAAACGTCCCGATATCGCGCTGCCGGCAAAGGCGATTCAGAGCCACATGCCGATGACCGGTCGCGAACTCCGCCTCGTCGATGTCGTAGACGTCAACAGCCCCGACGAGGTCGGCCCACCCGAATTGCACGCGTGGCTGCACTATGACCCGATCCCGCGTCGTGACGACCTGGCCAAGGCGCTGCTCGCGCACTTCACCGGCCACTTGTCGATCTCGACGACCATGCGTGCGCACGCCGGCATCGGCACCAGTCAGGCGCACCTCACGGTTTCCACCGCGCCGATGACCGTCACGGTCACCTTTCACGAGCCCGTCGACTGGGATGGGTGGCTGCTGTACTCGCACGAGAGCACCCAGGTCGGCGCCGGAATGTCCTATGTGCGTGGGCAAGTCCACACCGAGGACGGCCGGCTGATCGCGTCGTTCACACAAGAAGGCATGATCCGTCCGCTGCGCACCTCCGACACCGCCGTCGCCGCGACGGCGCGCCTATAA